Proteins from a genomic interval of Aureimonas sp. AU20:
- a CDS encoding BA14K family protein: protein MRIARMLGGKVLAVAIALTMLPAAIPASVPIVGATAAKADPYWGGGYGYRPYRGGPGYYRGGPGPGYYGGGPGYYGGPRYYGGGPRYYRHRHNNGGAAIAGAILGLGVGAAIASANQPRYAAPRYVAPAYGLRPWTRDWYRYCASRYRSFDPGSGTFQPYNGPRQLCR, encoded by the coding sequence ATGCGTATCGCAAGAATGCTCGGGGGTAAGGTCTTGGCCGTCGCGATTGCGCTGACCATGTTGCCTGCTGCCATCCCGGCCAGTGTTCCCATCGTCGGCGCCACCGCGGCCAAGGCCGATCCTTATTGGGGCGGCGGCTATGGCTACCGCCCGTACCGGGGTGGCCCCGGCTATTATCGCGGCGGCCCGGGTCCGGGCTATTACGGCGGCGGCCCCGGCTACTACGGGGGCCCGCGCTATTATGGCGGTGGTCCCCGCTACTATCGCCATCGCCACAACAATGGCGGCGCGGCCATCGCTGGCGCGATCCTGGGCCTGGGTGTCGGCGCGGCGATCGCCAGCGCCAACCAGCCCCGCTACGCCGCACCGCGCTATGTGGCACCGGCCTACGGACTCCGCCCGTGGACACGCGATTGGTATCGCTATTGCGCGTCCCGCTACCGGTCCTTCGACCCCGGTTCGGGTACGTTCCAGCCCTATAACGGCCCGCGTCAGCTCTGCCGCTGA
- a CDS encoding BA14K family protein, translating to MARRTKLKAGLLALASLMALPTWASAGEFVGIDPYNRPVYARETQFPIVPSRVTGPYYRKTVGQFGGPAVAGPLYYAEPAPPVPGYYRPDPLVQAGAVLAFDQNAAIGQAERNARAERGIGRPAPFSAEWYRWCEARYRSFDHDSGTFQPSNGPRRLCR from the coding sequence ATGGCGAGGCGAACGAAATTGAAGGCGGGCCTTCTGGCGCTCGCCAGCTTGATGGCGCTCCCGACTTGGGCATCGGCCGGCGAGTTCGTCGGCATCGATCCCTACAATCGCCCCGTCTATGCGCGGGAGACTCAGTTTCCCATTGTGCCAAGCCGGGTCACCGGCCCTTATTATCGCAAGACGGTCGGCCAGTTCGGCGGACCTGCAGTGGCTGGCCCGCTCTATTATGCCGAACCGGCGCCTCCCGTTCCCGGCTACTACAGGCCCGATCCGCTCGTTCAGGCCGGCGCCGTTCTCGCCTTCGACCAGAATGCCGCCATCGGACAGGCCGAGCGCAATGCACGCGCGGAGCGAGGCATTGGTCGCCCCGCTCCATTCAGCGCCGAATGGTATCGCTGGTGCGAGGCGCGCTACCGCTCCTTCGACCACGATTCGGGCACCTTTCAGCCGAGCAACGGCCCTCGCCGCCTCTGCCGCTAG
- a CDS encoding aminopeptidase P family protein yields the protein MFQDFDEMSDSSQSASRVERLRAALAEAGVDGFVVPRADEHQGEYIPPSAARLGWLTGFTGSAGTALVLPQSAVLFTDGRYTVQVRAQIDGTVFTPENSVETPLASYLGDKAKGLRIGFDPWLHTLAEVKALTKTMEEAGGALVPLQHNPVDRIWQDRPVAPKGRVALQPVAYAGVEAGEKLEMIREGLRKAKADGVVLTDPSSVAWVFNIRGSDVPHTPLPLSFALIPAAGPAVLFIDGDKLDGEARAAFSSLAAIEAPERLEPALAAFAEGKTVMLDPALTADRLGRIVAGAGGRIVEKEDPARLPRARKNAVEIEGSRRAHLRDGAAITSFLAWLDRQPAGSVTEIDAAERLEAIRGRFGEADGMPLRDLSFDTISAAGPNAALPHYRVNRASNRTLGEGEIFLVDSGAQYQDGTTDITRTVALGVVPDEVRQKFTLVLKGMIAISTARFPKGTRGMDLDPLARIALWRASCDFAHGTGHGVGAFLAVHEGPQSISRRGVAVLEPGMIVSNEPGYYREGAFGIRIENLLLTQDAAPIEGGDLPMHGFETLTFAPIDRRLVVRSLMTADEIDWLNAYHAEVAKRIGPRLDAEDRHWLELATRPLPDPA from the coding sequence ATGTTCCAGGATTTCGACGAGATGTCCGACTCCTCGCAATCGGCTTCGCGCGTCGAGCGCCTGCGCGCCGCGCTGGCGGAGGCGGGCGTCGATGGGTTCGTGGTGCCGCGCGCCGACGAGCACCAGGGCGAGTACATCCCGCCCTCCGCCGCGCGCCTCGGCTGGCTGACCGGCTTCACCGGTTCGGCCGGCACGGCCCTGGTTCTGCCCCAGAGCGCCGTGCTCTTCACCGATGGGCGCTACACCGTGCAGGTGCGCGCGCAGATCGACGGCACGGTCTTCACGCCGGAGAATTCGGTCGAGACGCCGCTCGCCAGCTATCTCGGCGACAAGGCCAAGGGCCTTCGCATCGGCTTCGACCCTTGGCTCCACACGCTGGCCGAAGTGAAGGCGCTGACGAAGACCATGGAGGAGGCGGGCGGCGCACTGGTGCCGCTCCAGCACAATCCGGTGGACCGCATCTGGCAGGATCGCCCGGTCGCTCCCAAGGGCCGGGTGGCGCTGCAACCCGTCGCCTATGCCGGCGTGGAGGCCGGCGAGAAGCTGGAAATGATCCGCGAAGGCCTGCGCAAGGCCAAGGCTGACGGTGTCGTTCTGACCGACCCGAGTTCGGTCGCCTGGGTCTTCAACATTCGAGGCAGCGACGTTCCCCACACGCCCCTGCCGCTGTCCTTCGCGCTGATTCCTGCTGCGGGGCCGGCGGTGCTTTTCATCGATGGGGACAAGCTGGACGGGGAAGCGAGAGCGGCGTTTTCCAGCCTCGCCGCGATCGAGGCGCCCGAGCGCCTGGAGCCAGCGCTCGCGGCCTTCGCGGAAGGCAAGACGGTGATGCTGGACCCCGCGCTCACCGCCGACCGGCTGGGTCGCATCGTAGCGGGCGCGGGCGGGCGCATCGTCGAGAAGGAAGACCCCGCCCGATTGCCCCGCGCGCGCAAGAACGCGGTTGAGATCGAGGGGTCGCGACGCGCCCATCTGCGCGACGGCGCGGCTATCACCTCGTTCCTGGCCTGGCTGGACCGGCAGCCGGCCGGCAGCGTCACCGAAATCGACGCCGCCGAGAGGCTGGAAGCCATCCGCGGCCGGTTCGGCGAAGCGGACGGAATGCCGCTCCGCGACCTGTCCTTCGACACGATCTCCGCCGCCGGCCCCAATGCGGCGCTGCCGCACTACCGGGTCAATCGCGCGTCCAACCGCACGCTGGGGGAAGGAGAGATTTTTCTCGTCGATTCCGGCGCGCAGTATCAGGACGGTACGACCGACATCACGCGGACCGTGGCGCTGGGCGTCGTGCCGGACGAGGTGCGGCAGAAGTTCACGCTGGTGCTGAAGGGCATGATCGCCATTTCCACGGCACGCTTTCCCAAGGGCACGCGCGGGATGGACCTCGATCCGCTCGCCCGCATCGCGCTCTGGCGCGCAAGTTGCGACTTCGCCCATGGCACGGGGCATGGGGTCGGCGCGTTCCTCGCAGTTCACGAAGGGCCGCAATCCATCTCGCGCCGGGGCGTGGCGGTGCTGGAGCCCGGCATGATTGTCTCAAACGAGCCGGGCTATTACCGTGAGGGCGCCTTCGGCATCCGGATCGAGAACCTCTTGTTGACGCAAGATGCCGCACCCATCGAGGGCGGCGATCTGCCCATGCATGGGTTCGAGACGCTGACCTTCGCGCCGATCGACCGCCGGCTCGTCGTGCGCTCACTCATGACTGCGGACGAGATCGACTGGCTGAACGCCTACCATGCCGAGGTGGCGAAACGGATCGGCCCTCGGCTGGACGCCGAAGACCGTCACTGGCTGGAACTGGCGACCCGGCCCTTGCCCGACCCCGCCTAG
- a CDS encoding acyl-CoA dehydrogenase C-terminal domain-containing protein, translating to MPVYQAPVADTLFVLNDLLGIERHSNLAAFAEASPDIVEAVLGEAGRFAQDVFFPLNQTGDREGCHRHEDGSVTTPTGFKQAYNQFREAGWGGLSADPAYGGQGLPHTVAAAVNEYLSSANMAFAMYPGLTRGAIAALEQHGTQEQKQLYLPKMIEGIWTGTMNLTEPHCGTDLGLLRTKAAPVGDGSYRITGQKIFISAGEHDLSDNIIHLVLARIEGAPEGVKGISLFVVPKFLTDKSGAIGARNAVSCGSIEEKMGIHGNATCVMNYDGATGWLVGEADKGLRAMFTMMNEARLGVGVQGLAVSEIAYQNAVAYARERIQGRSLSGTKAPEKRADPIIVHPDIRRMLMTIRAVNEGGRALILWTALKGDLFHLSQDAKEREAADDWLGLMTPVIKGVLTDKGFDNAVMAQQVYGGHGYIAEWGMEQYVRDARIAQIYEGANGIQALDLVGRKLALNNGRAVQSFFAEVGAFCEAHRADERLSPFTKGLKKGLNDLQAATLWLMGNAMGKPDNAGAASTDYMHLFGLVALGYMWAQMAKVAAEKLGDGSAADPAFLEAKLVTARFFMDRLMPETAAHLARISSGSTSMMALDAAVF from the coding sequence ATGCCGGTCTATCAGGCGCCCGTGGCCGATACGCTGTTCGTGCTCAACGATCTGTTGGGTATCGAGCGACACAGCAACCTTGCAGCCTTCGCGGAAGCCTCGCCCGATATCGTGGAAGCCGTGCTGGGCGAAGCCGGACGGTTTGCGCAGGATGTGTTCTTCCCACTGAACCAGACGGGCGACCGCGAGGGTTGCCATCGCCACGAGGACGGCTCGGTCACGACACCCACCGGTTTCAAGCAGGCCTATAACCAGTTCCGCGAAGCCGGCTGGGGCGGGCTCTCGGCCGACCCGGCCTATGGCGGCCAGGGCCTGCCGCACACGGTGGCCGCCGCCGTGAACGAATATCTCTCCTCCGCCAACATGGCCTTCGCCATGTATCCCGGCCTGACGCGCGGCGCGATCGCGGCGCTGGAGCAGCACGGGACGCAGGAGCAGAAGCAGCTCTACCTGCCCAAGATGATCGAGGGCATCTGGACCGGCACGATGAACCTGACGGAGCCCCATTGCGGCACCGATCTGGGCCTCTTGCGCACGAAGGCCGCGCCGGTGGGCGACGGGTCCTATCGCATCACCGGCCAGAAGATCTTCATCTCGGCCGGCGAGCACGATCTCTCCGACAACATCATCCATCTCGTTCTCGCCCGCATCGAGGGCGCGCCGGAAGGCGTGAAAGGCATCTCGCTTTTCGTCGTGCCGAAGTTCCTCACCGACAAGTCCGGTGCCATCGGCGCGCGCAATGCCGTCTCCTGCGGTTCGATCGAGGAGAAGATGGGCATCCACGGCAACGCCACCTGCGTCATGAACTATGACGGGGCAACGGGCTGGCTGGTGGGCGAGGCCGACAAGGGCCTGCGCGCCATGTTCACCATGATGAACGAGGCGCGGCTCGGCGTCGGCGTGCAGGGGCTCGCCGTTTCCGAGATCGCCTATCAGAATGCCGTCGCCTACGCCCGCGAGCGCATTCAGGGCCGTTCGCTCTCCGGCACCAAGGCGCCGGAGAAGCGCGCCGACCCGATCATCGTCCATCCCGACATCCGCCGCATGCTGATGACCATCCGCGCGGTGAACGAGGGCGGCCGAGCGCTGATTCTCTGGACCGCGCTGAAGGGCGACCTGTTCCACCTGTCGCAGGACGCCAAGGAGCGCGAGGCGGCGGACGACTGGCTGGGTCTGATGACCCCCGTCATCAAGGGCGTGCTGACCGACAAGGGCTTCGACAACGCCGTGATGGCGCAGCAGGTCTATGGCGGCCACGGCTATATCGCGGAATGGGGCATGGAGCAGTATGTGCGCGACGCGCGCATCGCCCAGATCTACGAGGGCGCCAACGGCATCCAGGCGCTCGACCTCGTCGGCCGCAAGCTGGCGCTGAACAACGGCCGCGCCGTGCAGAGCTTCTTCGCCGAGGTCGGCGCCTTCTGCGAGGCGCATCGCGCCGACGAGCGCCTGTCGCCCTTCACCAAGGGGCTGAAGAAGGGGCTGAACGACCTGCAGGCGGCGACGCTCTGGCTGATGGGCAACGCCATGGGCAAGCCCGACAACGCGGGCGCGGCCTCGACCGACTACATGCATCTCTTCGGCCTCGTGGCGCTCGGCTACATGTGGGCGCAGATGGCCAAGGTGGCGGCGGAGAAGCTCGGCGACGGCAGCGCGGCCGATCCCGCCTTCCTGGAGGCCAAGCTCGTGACGGCGCGTTTCTTCATGGACCGCCTGATGCCGGAAACGGCCGCCCACCTTGCCCGCATCTCCTCGGGCTCCACCTCGATGATGGCGCTGGACGCCGCCGTCTTCTAA
- a CDS encoding acetyl-CoA C-acetyltransferase: MTEAFIYDHVRTPRGRGKKDGALHEVPAVRLAARVLESLRERNGLDTAKVDDIIFGCVDPVGEAGSVIPKAAAFEAGYDFAAPGIQISRFCASGLDAVNLGAAKIGFGSDDIVIAGGVESMSRVGMGMSGGAWIMDPSVGIPAYFMPQGISADLIATKYGFSRDDVDAYAVESQRRAAEAWADGRFAKSVVPVRDQNGLVILDRDEHMRPTTDMQSLGSLNASFAAHGEMGGYDAVAIQAHPELESVEHVHHAGNSSGIVDGAGAVLLGSKRAGDTLGLKPRARIRAFSNIGSDPALMLTGPVDVTKKLLERSGMALSDIDLFELNEAFAAVVLRYLQAFEIDPARMNVNGGAIAMGHPLGATGAMILGTVLDELERQNKQTALVTLCIGAGMGTATIIERV, from the coding sequence ATGACTGAAGCCTTCATCTACGATCATGTTCGCACCCCGCGCGGCCGGGGCAAGAAGGACGGCGCCCTTCACGAGGTGCCGGCCGTTCGCCTCGCCGCCCGGGTCTTGGAATCGCTGCGCGAGCGCAACGGGCTGGACACCGCCAAGGTCGACGACATCATCTTCGGCTGCGTCGACCCCGTGGGCGAAGCCGGCTCGGTGATCCCCAAGGCCGCCGCCTTCGAGGCGGGATACGACTTCGCGGCGCCCGGCATTCAGATCTCGCGCTTCTGCGCCTCCGGGCTGGATGCGGTGAACCTCGGCGCCGCCAAGATCGGCTTCGGCTCCGACGACATCGTGATCGCGGGCGGCGTGGAATCCATGTCGCGCGTCGGTATGGGCATGTCGGGCGGCGCCTGGATCATGGACCCCTCGGTCGGCATCCCCGCCTATTTCATGCCGCAGGGCATCTCGGCCGATCTGATCGCCACCAAATACGGCTTCAGCCGAGACGACGTCGACGCTTATGCCGTGGAGTCGCAGCGCCGCGCGGCGGAAGCCTGGGCCGACGGGCGCTTCGCGAAATCGGTCGTGCCGGTGCGCGATCAGAACGGGCTCGTGATCCTCGACCGCGACGAGCACATGCGCCCCACAACGGACATGCAGTCGCTTGGGAGCCTCAACGCCTCCTTCGCCGCGCATGGCGAGATGGGCGGCTACGACGCAGTGGCGATCCAGGCCCATCCCGAGCTCGAAAGCGTCGAGCACGTCCACCATGCCGGCAATTCGTCCGGCATCGTGGATGGCGCCGGCGCCGTGCTGCTCGGCTCCAAGCGCGCCGGGGACACGCTGGGGCTGAAGCCCCGCGCGCGCATCCGCGCCTTCAGCAATATCGGCTCCGACCCCGCGCTCATGCTGACCGGCCCGGTGGACGTGACGAAGAAACTTCTGGAGCGCTCCGGCATGGCGCTCTCGGACATCGATCTGTTCGAGCTGAACGAGGCCTTCGCGGCCGTGGTGCTGCGCTATCTCCAGGCCTTCGAGATCGACCCCGCCCGGATGAACGTCAACGGCGGCGCCATCGCCATGGGCCATCCGCTCGGCGCGACCGGCGCGATGATCCTCGGCACGGTGCTGGACGAGCTCGAGCGGCAGAACAAGCAGACCGCGCTGGTCACGCTCTGCATCGGCGCCGGCATGGGCACGGCGACCATCATCGAGCGCGTCTGA
- a CDS encoding EAL domain-containing protein, whose amino-acid sequence MSSGCDGCRSGEPLDFDFSMAFQPIYDISESRVWGYEALVRGLQGEGAYSILSQVGPDQKYRFDQRCRVKAIELASRLFPREQSVRLSINFLPNAVYEPAACLRATLLAARKHDFPLGALMFEFTENEEILDTGHLQRILSEYRRQGFVTALDDFGAGFAGLGLLVDFQPDLIKLDMKLVRGIDTSYPRQVVVASITSAARALGIEVLAEGVETEAEFTILQVAGIRLFQGYYFARPAFEALPQLNLRGARDMAAELGVQVC is encoded by the coding sequence ATGAGCTCGGGTTGTGACGGATGCCGGTCGGGCGAGCCGCTGGATTTCGACTTCTCGATGGCGTTCCAGCCGATCTACGATATCAGCGAAAGCCGCGTCTGGGGCTACGAAGCCTTGGTCCGAGGTCTTCAGGGGGAGGGCGCCTACAGCATCCTGTCCCAGGTCGGGCCGGATCAGAAATACCGGTTCGACCAGCGCTGCCGCGTCAAGGCGATCGAACTGGCCTCTCGGCTCTTCCCGCGCGAGCAGAGCGTGCGCCTGTCCATCAACTTCCTGCCCAATGCCGTCTACGAGCCGGCAGCCTGCCTGCGCGCGACGCTTCTCGCCGCCCGCAAGCACGACTTTCCGCTGGGCGCGCTGATGTTCGAGTTCACCGAGAACGAGGAGATCCTCGACACCGGCCATCTCCAGCGCATCCTGTCGGAATATCGCCGACAGGGCTTCGTCACCGCGCTGGACGATTTCGGCGCAGGCTTTGCCGGGCTGGGTCTCCTGGTGGACTTCCAGCCCGACCTCATCAAGCTCGACATGAAGCTCGTGCGCGGCATCGACACGAGCTATCCCCGACAGGTGGTCGTGGCCTCGATCACCTCCGCCGCGCGGGCGCTCGGCATAGAGGTTCTGGCCGAGGGCGTCGAGACGGAAGCCGAGTTCACGATCCTGCAGGTCGCCGGCATTCGCCTGTTCCAGGGCTACTACTTCGCCCGCCCCGCCTTCGAGGCGCTGCCCCAGCTGAACCTGCGCGGCGCGCGCGACATGGCCGCCGAGCTCGGCGTCCAGGTCTGCTGA